The Nitrospira sp. KM1 genome includes a window with the following:
- a CDS encoding 16S rRNA (uracil(1498)-N(3))-methyltransferase → MPTFFVTSTAVAHPLVRISGPLLHHVRDVLRLKVGDDLLITDDRRGRYRTRVTGIGAQGLESRIVETIATPVRTSPSLVLVQALLKGDKMEWVIQKATELGVDSIIPIRAKHAVVKIQPDRIEHQLERWRRIALEAAQQSERWTVPTIAAPTDLSKAEAALPSAQKLMLVERSSESSLTSVPLPSGSDQTVMLLIGPEGGWDDEEPKLMQERGYRLITLGSRVLRAETAAIAALSIVQSRLGELG, encoded by the coding sequence ATGCCCACCTTTTTCGTGACATCCACTGCAGTCGCTCATCCGCTCGTTCGAATTTCCGGCCCCCTGCTCCATCACGTGCGCGATGTCCTGCGGCTTAAAGTCGGAGACGATCTGCTGATTACGGATGACCGCCGCGGGCGCTACCGAACCAGAGTGACCGGCATCGGCGCGCAAGGCCTCGAAAGCCGGATCGTCGAAACGATCGCGACACCAGTTCGAACCAGTCCATCACTTGTCTTGGTCCAAGCCCTCCTCAAAGGGGACAAAATGGAGTGGGTTATCCAAAAAGCCACCGAGCTGGGCGTGGACTCCATCATTCCTATTCGGGCAAAACATGCCGTCGTCAAAATTCAGCCGGACCGAATCGAACATCAGCTGGAAAGATGGCGACGAATCGCGCTCGAAGCCGCGCAACAGTCCGAACGGTGGACCGTTCCAACGATCGCCGCGCCGACCGATCTGTCCAAGGCGGAAGCAGCGCTACCTTCCGCCCAGAAACTCATGCTGGTCGAACGGTCGTCCGAATCGTCTCTCACGTCAGTGCCGCTCCCGAGCGGATCGGATCAGACAGTCATGCTGTTGATCGGACCTGAAGGTGGATGGGACGATGAAGAACCAAAGCTCATGCAAGAGCGAGGGTACAGGCTGATCACTCTCGGCTCGAGGGTTCTCCGGGCCGAAACCGCGGCAATTGCAGCTCTGAGCATCGTTCAATCGAGACTGGGAGAATTGGGCTAG
- the dnaJ gene encoding molecular chaperone DnaJ, whose product MSKRDYYETLGVDRTASDDDVKKAYRKLARQYHPDLHTGEQQKKQSEEKFKEINEAYEHLSDQEKRKRYDMFGHAGSQGGAGFEGFDFGRGGGFGDVFNDIFEDFFGGQRGGTRAERGNDLQYNLEITFEESVYGKEAKLKIPRWESCLDCKGTGAKAGSSLKTCPSCKGAGQIRLQQGFFSVSRPCGQCEGAGKIITEPCPVCQGRQRIYRERTIAVHIPAGIETGMRLRLSNEGEHGVNGGPPGDLYVAISVKAHQVFQRKGSDILCDVPISFLTAALGGKIEVPTLKGTTVIKVPAGTQHDKILRLKGLGIPSLKDKSTGDQVYTMKIQIPTKLTARQKELLTEFAKESGMSMEADGDGFFDKMKTFFE is encoded by the coding sequence GTGTCCAAACGGGATTATTACGAAACGCTAGGAGTCGATCGAACCGCTTCAGACGACGACGTCAAAAAGGCTTACCGGAAGCTCGCCCGCCAGTATCATCCCGACCTCCATACCGGCGAACAGCAAAAAAAGCAGTCGGAAGAAAAATTCAAAGAGATCAACGAAGCGTACGAGCACCTCAGCGACCAGGAGAAGCGGAAACGCTACGACATGTTCGGCCATGCCGGCTCGCAAGGCGGTGCCGGTTTCGAAGGATTTGACTTCGGCCGTGGCGGCGGATTCGGAGATGTGTTCAACGACATCTTCGAGGATTTCTTCGGCGGCCAACGCGGAGGAACACGTGCGGAACGCGGCAACGACCTGCAATACAATCTCGAGATCACATTTGAAGAATCCGTATACGGCAAAGAAGCCAAGCTGAAAATTCCCCGGTGGGAATCCTGTCTTGACTGCAAGGGCACGGGAGCCAAGGCCGGTTCCTCGCTCAAGACCTGTCCGAGTTGCAAAGGGGCCGGACAGATCAGACTCCAACAGGGGTTTTTTAGCGTGAGCAGGCCCTGCGGTCAATGCGAGGGGGCCGGTAAGATCATCACCGAACCCTGTCCGGTATGCCAAGGACGACAACGCATCTATCGGGAACGGACGATCGCGGTGCATATTCCGGCAGGAATCGAGACCGGCATGCGGCTGCGGCTTTCCAACGAGGGAGAGCATGGGGTCAACGGGGGACCTCCCGGCGACCTCTATGTGGCGATTTCCGTCAAGGCGCACCAAGTGTTCCAGCGCAAGGGTTCCGACATCCTCTGCGATGTTCCAATCAGCTTTCTTACCGCAGCGCTCGGTGGAAAAATCGAAGTTCCGACCTTAAAGGGGACGACGGTCATCAAAGTTCCTGCGGGGACACAGCACGACAAGATCCTGCGCCTGAAGGGTCTGGGCATCCCGAGCCTGAAGGACAAATCAACCGGGGATCAAGTCTATACCATGAAGATTCAAATCCCCACCAAGCTGACCGCCCGTCAAAAGGAACTGCTTACTGAATTTGCCAAAGAAAGCGGGATGTCGATGGAGGCCGACGGCGACGGCTTCTTCGATAAAATGAAGACGTTCTTCGAATAA
- the dnaK gene encoding molecular chaperone DnaK, translating into MGKVIGIDLGTTNSCVAIMSGGDPVVIANAEGSRTTPSVVAITDKSERLVGQIAKRQAITNPENTIFSVKRLMGRKFRSKEVQEALKRLPYKVVEADNGDAHVELRGKRYSPPEISAMILQKMRQTAEDYLGEKISEAVVTVPAYFDDSQRQATKDAGQIAGLNVLRIINEPTAASLAYGLDKKKDERIAVYDLGGGTFDVSVLEIGEGVFEVKSTNGDTYLGGDDFDLRVMDWLVDEFKKDQGIDLRKDRMALQRLKEAAERAKIELSSSQETEINLPFITADSSGPKHMVIKLTRAKLEQLVDDLIQRTIEPCKKALADAGVSSRDINEVVLVGGMTRMPKVIQVVKDFFGKEPHRGVNPDEVVAIGAGIQGGVLKGDVKDVLLLDVTPLSLGIETLGGVFTKLIERNTTVPTKKSQVFSTAADNQTAVTIRVFQGEREMANDNKLLGQFDLVGIPPAPRGMPQVEVTFDIDANGIVHVSAKDLATQKEQSIKITASSGLSKEEVEQLVKDAQSHTEDDKKRRKAAEAKNQADSLIYQTEKNIKEHGDKIAPEEKTKIEEAVANLKKAMEGTDPDAIEAATQTLTTASHKLAEEMYKKASASAAPSGDQSDGTSSNGAKTDEKVVDAEFEEVDKDKK; encoded by the coding sequence ATGGGTAAAGTAATCGGCATCGACTTGGGAACGACGAATTCCTGTGTTGCCATTATGAGCGGCGGCGACCCCGTCGTCATTGCAAACGCGGAAGGCAGCCGCACCACGCCTTCTGTGGTGGCCATCACGGATAAATCCGAGCGGTTGGTCGGACAAATTGCCAAACGTCAGGCCATCACGAATCCTGAAAACACGATTTTTTCAGTCAAGCGACTCATGGGCAGGAAGTTCCGCAGCAAAGAAGTCCAGGAAGCGCTCAAGCGGCTTCCCTACAAAGTGGTCGAAGCCGACAATGGAGACGCGCATGTGGAGTTGCGCGGGAAACGATATAGTCCCCCGGAAATCTCCGCGATGATTCTTCAGAAAATGCGCCAAACGGCGGAAGACTATCTCGGCGAAAAGATTTCCGAGGCCGTCGTCACAGTGCCGGCGTATTTCGATGATAGCCAGCGGCAAGCGACAAAGGACGCCGGCCAGATCGCCGGACTGAACGTTCTCCGGATCATTAACGAACCGACCGCCGCCTCCCTGGCCTATGGTTTGGACAAGAAAAAAGACGAGCGGATCGCGGTGTACGATTTGGGCGGAGGGACCTTCGACGTATCGGTCCTCGAGATCGGCGAGGGAGTCTTCGAAGTCAAATCGACAAATGGCGACACCTATCTCGGCGGCGACGACTTCGACCTTCGTGTCATGGATTGGCTGGTCGACGAGTTCAAAAAGGATCAGGGCATCGATCTGCGCAAGGACCGCATGGCGCTTCAGCGGTTAAAAGAAGCTGCGGAGCGGGCCAAAATCGAGTTGTCTTCTTCTCAGGAGACCGAGATTAATCTTCCGTTCATCACGGCCGATTCCAGCGGTCCGAAGCATATGGTGATCAAGCTGACCCGTGCCAAGCTCGAACAGTTGGTGGACGATCTGATCCAACGGACGATTGAACCGTGTAAAAAAGCACTGGCCGATGCCGGGGTATCGTCCCGGGACATCAACGAAGTGGTTCTCGTCGGCGGTATGACCCGCATGCCCAAAGTGATTCAGGTTGTAAAGGACTTTTTCGGAAAAGAACCGCATCGAGGGGTCAATCCGGATGAGGTCGTCGCCATTGGGGCGGGAATCCAGGGAGGAGTGCTCAAAGGCGACGTCAAAGACGTGCTGCTCCTGGACGTCACTCCGCTTTCGCTGGGTATCGAAACCTTGGGCGGAGTGTTCACCAAGCTGATCGAGCGGAATACAACGGTTCCGACCAAGAAGAGTCAGGTATTTTCGACGGCGGCGGATAACCAGACCGCTGTGACCATCCGGGTGTTCCAAGGTGAACGTGAAATGGCCAACGATAACAAGTTGCTGGGCCAGTTCGATCTCGTGGGTATTCCCCCTGCTCCTCGAGGCATGCCTCAGGTCGAAGTCACCTTTGATATCGATGCGAACGGAATCGTGCATGTGTCGGCCAAGGATCTGGCGACGCAGAAAGAGCAATCGATCAAAATTACCGCATCGAGCGGTCTGAGCAAGGAAGAAGTCGAACAGCTCGTCAAGGATGCCCAATCACACACGGAAGACGACAAAAAGCGTCGCAAGGCAGCGGAAGCCAAGAACCAGGCCGACAGTCTGATCTATCAGACGGAAAAAAACATCAAGGAGCACGGTGACAAGATCGCGCCGGAGGAAAAGACCAAAATCGAAGAGGCCGTGGCGAATTTGAAGAAGGCCATGGAGGGGACCGATCCGGATGCGATTGAAGCGGCAACCCAAACCTTGACGACCGCCTCTCACAAGCTGGCTGAAGAAATGTACAAGAAGGCATCGGCGTCGGCTGCACCGAGCGGCGACCAATCGGATGGCACCAGCTCGAATGGCGCGAAGACCGACGAAAAAGTCGTCGATGCCGAGTTCGAGGAAGTAGACAAAGATAAGAAATAA